In Bactrocera oleae isolate idBacOlea1 chromosome 5, idBacOlea1, whole genome shotgun sequence, a genomic segment contains:
- the mdu gene encoding uncharacterized protein mdu isoform X2 yields MDPLIRIQEEIKEVVRREEEHRQLISSSSLISTDEYEIHNESDIANSNNDHNDNDSSNSLSISPLPHSSLNNGEDSLKIECLSHSKNSINSKECIDEDSGISASPSPINGISATPLYIGPIKPSKEQRYIGPNCYTITPEPPRQMMIASTVPVTPSVLNRQRLFALNPANKGVMQRFIASRGKLQLSNNNTTANQIVLNAKTANALFSKNTSTSSITPPTVVSSALHPAMTPEALTHPITIPTVTMTPPHIERDAEGRVIRRGYVPAEVKIQKEIKDLQAREHELKKRNKFRQSTSDLLESIENDNEETDDEDSEVEHCLGPRQLRSAKSVSEICYSTSLNNSISPRATPSPDFDMKKNGCCTMRPAMSLAQLCDLPPEEAPSSHRLIVEWENRIQMNAVRNTTVPIED; encoded by the exons ATGGATCCGTTGATTCGcattcaagaagaaataaaagaagTTGTACGTCGCGAAGAAGAACATCGCCAACTTATTTCCAGCAGCTCCCTCATATCAACAGACGAATATGAAATACACAATGAAAGTGACATTGCTAACAGTAATAACGATCATAATGACAATGATAGCTCTAATAGTCTATCAATCAGTCCCTTACCACATTCGTCATTGAATAATGGCGAAGATTCCTTAAAAATAGAATGCTTATCACATAGTAAAAATAGCATTAACAGTAAAGAATGTATTGACGAAGACTCAGGAATATCAGCGTCGCCAAGTCCAATAAATGGCATCTCAGCTACTCCTCTTTACATAGGACCGATAAAGCCTTCAAAAGAACAACGCTATATTGGTCCGAATTGCTATACAATTACACCAGAACCACCCCGTCAAATGATGATCGCGAGCACGGTTCCGGTTACACCTTCTGTCCTTAATAGGCAACGTCTCTTCGCTTTGAATCCTGCAAACAAAGGGGTCATGCAGCGTTTCATAGCTTCTCGAGGAAAATTACAACTAAGCAACAATAATACAACAGCAAATCAAATTGTATTAAATGCCAAAACAGCAAATGCTTTGTTTAGCAAAAATACTTCCACATCATCTATCACACCACCAACAGTTGTGTCAAGTGCATTACATCCAGCAATGACGCCTGAAGCCCTTACTCATCCTATAACCATACCAACTGTCACTATGACTCCACCACATATCGAACGGGATGCAGAAGGCAGAGTAATTCGACGAGGCTATGTACCAGCGGAGGTGAAGATCCAGAAAGAGATAAAGGACTTGCAAGCCCGTGAGCATGAACTGAAAAAACGTAACAAATTTCGACAATCTACATCAGATTTGCTTGAGTCAATTGAAAACGA CAATGAAGAAACAGATGACGAAGATTCCGAAGTAGAACATTGCCTCGGACCCAGACAACTACGCTCGGCGAAGTCTGTCAGTGAAATCTGCTACTCTACATCATTAAATAATAGCATCTCCCCCAG AGCAACTCCTAGTCCAGATTTCGATATGAAAAAGAACGGGTGTTGCACAATGCGCCCCGCTATGTCATTGGCTCAGCTGTGTGATCTACCGCCTGAGGAGGCACCTTCATCGCACCGGCTCATAGTGGAATGGGAGAACCGTATACAAATGAATGCTGTGCGCAACACCACAGTGCCAATTGAAGACTAA
- the LOC106617175 gene encoding zinc carboxypeptidase, producing MSPKDYLGSFYILFVCLFGINSFRLVWSCEQQTNCFKTSSDIARYDYYRVYHVELATQQHVALFQQLEEKSDSFTFFGHARHPKQKLTIMVAAHKVADFADLLKTYDVKYDVLSYNFQEIIDRNLAEVLPKDIDPKSMDWKHYFHLETMYSWMNLLVQEHPNDLTIINIGESAQGLPIKGISLKKNKNDNATTIFVESGIHAREWIAPATANYIVKELLSSNDTEVQRFAKGYNWIILPVVNPDGYKYTFEGDRMWRKNRELFGICRGVDLNRNFPFHWNSTGSSGDPCRYDYSGPSAASEKETNQLMKFLQENLIVNNIKTFISLHSYSQMIMFPYGHTADHVENYDDLSAIGRKASEKIKQVTGRIYKSGSIYEIIYPSSGGSKDWAHGELKMPITFSFELRGPPDSKDLFILPAVEIESTAREAFVAILTIIEESESRGYYS from the exons ATGTCTCCTAAAGATTATTTGGGAAGCTTCTATATACTTTTTGTATGTCTCTTTGGAATAAATTCATTTCGGTTGGTATGGAGTTGTGAGCAACAAACGAATTGCTTTAAAACTTCTTCCGATATTGCGCGATATGATTACTATCGCGTTTATCATGTGGAATTAGCTACGCAACAACACGTTGCTTTATTCCAACAGCTGGAGGAAAAGAGTGACAGTTTCACCTTTTTTGGTCATGCACGGCATCCAAAACAGAAATTAACGATCATGGTGGCTGCGCATAAAGTAGCCGATTTTGCCGATTTACTTAAAACTTACGATGTTAAGTACGATGTGTTG AGTtataattttcaagaaattattGATCGAAACCTTGCAGAAGTTCTTCCAAAAGATATTGATCCGAAGAGTATGGACTGGAAACATTATTTTCATCTTGAAACTATGTATTCATGGATGAATTTATTGGTTCAAGAACATCCTAATGATTTGACAATTATAAATATTGGAGAAAGTGCCCAGGGCCTACCGATCAAAGGCATTAGTctcaagaaaaacaaaaatgacaACGCCACAACAATATTCGTAGAAAGTGGTATTCATGCACGAGAGTGGATAGCACCTGCAACAGCAAATTATATCGTGAAAGAGCTTCTTTCATCAAATGACACAGAAGTTCAAAGATTTGCAAAAGGCTACAACTGGATTATTCTCCCTGTTGTCAATCCAGATGGTTATAAGTATACATTCGAAGGGGATCGCATGTGGCGTAAAAATCGTGAGCTCTTTGGAATTTGTCGTGGTGTAGATTTAAATAGGAATTTTCCATTTCATTGGAATTCTACTGGTTCTAGTGGTGATCCTTGTCGTTATGATTATTCAGGACCTTCCGCTGCGAGTGAAAAGGAAACCAACCAACTGATGAAATTCCTTCAAGAAAATTTGATAGTCAacaatataaaaacttttatttcgttGCATTCATATTCACAAATGATTATGTTCCCTTATGGGCATACAGCAGATCACGTAGAAAACTATGATGATCTTTCAGCGATTGGAAGAAAGGCTAGTGAAAAGATAAAACAAGTAACCGGACGCATTTACAAAAGTGGTAGCATTTATGAAATCATATATCCATCAAGTGGTGGTTCAAAAGACTGGGCCCATGGTGAACTGAAAATGCccataactttttcatttgaattgcGTGGACCGCCCGACAGTAAGGATTTATTTATTCTTCCGGCTGTAGAAATTGAATCTACTGCGCGGGAAGCATTCGTAGCAATATTGACGATTATAGAAGAATCTGAATCAAGAGGATATTATTCGTAA
- the mdu gene encoding uncharacterized protein mdu isoform X1, which produces MGQIKSEKMDPLIRIQEEIKEVVRREEEHRQLISSSSLISTDEYEIHNESDIANSNNDHNDNDSSNSLSISPLPHSSLNNGEDSLKIECLSHSKNSINSKECIDEDSGISASPSPINGISATPLYIGPIKPSKEQRYIGPNCYTITPEPPRQMMIASTVPVTPSVLNRQRLFALNPANKGVMQRFIASRGKLQLSNNNTTANQIVLNAKTANALFSKNTSTSSITPPTVVSSALHPAMTPEALTHPITIPTVTMTPPHIERDAEGRVIRRGYVPAEVKIQKEIKDLQAREHELKKRNKFRQSTSDLLESIENDNEETDDEDSEVEHCLGPRQLRSAKSVSEICYSTSLNNSISPRATPSPDFDMKKNGCCTMRPAMSLAQLCDLPPEEAPSSHRLIVEWENRIQMNAVRNTTVPIED; this is translated from the exons AAAATGGATCCGTTGATTCGcattcaagaagaaataaaagaagTTGTACGTCGCGAAGAAGAACATCGCCAACTTATTTCCAGCAGCTCCCTCATATCAACAGACGAATATGAAATACACAATGAAAGTGACATTGCTAACAGTAATAACGATCATAATGACAATGATAGCTCTAATAGTCTATCAATCAGTCCCTTACCACATTCGTCATTGAATAATGGCGAAGATTCCTTAAAAATAGAATGCTTATCACATAGTAAAAATAGCATTAACAGTAAAGAATGTATTGACGAAGACTCAGGAATATCAGCGTCGCCAAGTCCAATAAATGGCATCTCAGCTACTCCTCTTTACATAGGACCGATAAAGCCTTCAAAAGAACAACGCTATATTGGTCCGAATTGCTATACAATTACACCAGAACCACCCCGTCAAATGATGATCGCGAGCACGGTTCCGGTTACACCTTCTGTCCTTAATAGGCAACGTCTCTTCGCTTTGAATCCTGCAAACAAAGGGGTCATGCAGCGTTTCATAGCTTCTCGAGGAAAATTACAACTAAGCAACAATAATACAACAGCAAATCAAATTGTATTAAATGCCAAAACAGCAAATGCTTTGTTTAGCAAAAATACTTCCACATCATCTATCACACCACCAACAGTTGTGTCAAGTGCATTACATCCAGCAATGACGCCTGAAGCCCTTACTCATCCTATAACCATACCAACTGTCACTATGACTCCACCACATATCGAACGGGATGCAGAAGGCAGAGTAATTCGACGAGGCTATGTACCAGCGGAGGTGAAGATCCAGAAAGAGATAAAGGACTTGCAAGCCCGTGAGCATGAACTGAAAAAACGTAACAAATTTCGACAATCTACATCAGATTTGCTTGAGTCAATTGAAAACGA CAATGAAGAAACAGATGACGAAGATTCCGAAGTAGAACATTGCCTCGGACCCAGACAACTACGCTCGGCGAAGTCTGTCAGTGAAATCTGCTACTCTACATCATTAAATAATAGCATCTCCCCCAG AGCAACTCCTAGTCCAGATTTCGATATGAAAAAGAACGGGTGTTGCACAATGCGCCCCGCTATGTCATTGGCTCAGCTGTGTGATCTACCGCCTGAGGAGGCACCTTCATCGCACCGGCTCATAGTGGAATGGGAGAACCGTATACAAATGAATGCTGTGCGCAACACCACAGTGCCAATTGAAGACTAA